The Deltaproteobacteria bacterium DNA window AGTTGCTATCCACAATGGCCACCACCGGAATCCCCAGTTTCCGAGCCTCATGGACGGCAATATTCTCCCGATGGGGGTCAACCACATACAGAAGGTTGGGAAGACGGTCCATGTCCTTGATGCCGCCGAGGGCTTTTTCCAGTTTGGCCGCCTTTTTCTCCATGGCTAGGATTTCCTTTTTCGGGAAACGCTTGAGGCTACCGTCCTCCTTCATGCTCTCAAAGGTTTTCAAGCGTTCAATGGAACGTCGAATGGTCTGAAAATTGGTCAACATACCGCCCAGCCAGCGATGATTGACATGATACATGCCACACCGGCTGGCCTCTTCATAGATGGTATCCTGGGCCTGTTTTTTGGTACCTACAAAGAGGACTTTCCCGCCGGTAGCCACTTGTTCAGCGACAAATTCATAGGCGATTTTGAACAGCTGTACGGTTTTTTGCAAATCGATAATGTAAATGCCATTGCGGGCCCCAAAGATATAGGGTTTCATCTTGGGGTTCCAGCGTCTGGTCTGATGGCCAAAGTGGACCCCGGCCTCCAACAATTCTTTCATACTCACATACGCCATACATTACTCCTTCTGGTTTTTTCCGCCGCCCTGGCTATCGCCAGGAAGACTTGCTAACCAAGCACCAGCCTGGCCTACCAGGACGTGTGAATTTAAGCAAGTATTTATAACATGAAAGTTTACCTGCAACAAGGGAAAATTCTCCTGCTGTCAATAGCACATTCAAATGTCCGGTTGATTTTTGTAAACGATTATATCCTTAGCTCTGAAAATGTGATAGTAGCTGAATTGAGACAAGCATGAAGCATGCGGTTAAACATTTGCGGTTCCCAAAAGCGGCGGTTGAAACGATAGAAAAATTCCGCCAGGTAACGGGGCAGAGGCTCGGGGCTGACGCCATGGTGGATACCCCGGATGTTGCCTTTAATATTGGCGATCAAGGCGTGGGCCCAAGGCAAGACCTTGGGCGCTTCCTTCCCCGATCCGGGCACCAGCCACTCATGATAGAGACCGGGATAAGCATCCAGGAAACTATAGCCTGGCCAGCCGTCGGTCTTGATCACCGCCTCGGCCGCCAGGCTCTCCAGGGCCAGTACGTCAACAAATTGGCCGGCCTCCCCTCCTCTCTCTAATCCCGTGGACTGGGGCCGGTAGCGCACCAGGCACAGGCGACAAATACCGCTCACCGTGCTGGCTTCCATCAGAGTCTGGTATAGTATTTTTAGGGGATCGGCTATCGAAGCCAGTCGATGTCGCGTTTCTGGGGCCAGACTTTGCCAGAATTGCGCCCCGCTCTGCCCGGGAATAAGCTCCCATTCCACCACCAGGGTTTCACCCTGGGTGCCATCGACCCCAATTTCCAAGATATTCGGATTCATTCCCTACGCCTGACCTGAAAGGGAGGAAGAAGTTTGGGGACCATCTGCTTCCTGGACACTTTTAGGGGACAGCATTATGGCCCCGTCATCCCGAAAGGTCATGAAATCGGTATGACTCTCCTCAATATTAAGGGCGGGCGCGGCCAGCGCCCGTTTGGTCAAGACGAACAGACATTCGAGCCTGGCTCCCACCAGCTGGGGGATAATCTCGCTAAACAACCGCCACCCGTGGGAAGCTGTAAAGGTCACCGGCAAAGCACCCGCGGCCCGGGCCAGTCCGAGCAATTTTTCCGCTCCCACTTTTTCAGAGGGATTGACTTCATCAACGGTAATATACCGGGGCAATTCCCCAGG harbors:
- the rpsB gene encoding 30S ribosomal protein S2; protein product: MAYVSMKELLEAGVHFGHQTRRWNPKMKPYIFGARNGIYIIDLQKTVQLFKIAYEFVAEQVATGGKVLFVGTKKQAQDTIYEEASRCGMYHVNHRWLGGMLTNFQTIRRSIERLKTFESMKEDGSLKRFPKKEILAMEKKAAKLEKALGGIKDMDRLPNLLYVVDPHRENIAVHEARKLGIPVVAIVDSNCDPTEIDYVIPGNDDAIRAIRLLTSRIADACLEGLQRMEERRQAASDKAEEMAAAMPEAEVGGESAEAAGEEAEPQIGEELEDSEPQEINV
- a CDS encoding transposase, translated to MNPNILEIGVDGTQGETLVVEWELIPGQSGAQFWQSLAPETRHRLASIADPLKILYQTLMEASTVSGICRLCLVRYRPQSTGLERGGEAGQFVDVLALESLAAEAVIKTDGWPGYSFLDAYPGLYHEWLVPGSGKEAPKVLPWAHALIANIKGNIRGIHHGVSPEPLPRYLAEFFYRFNRRFWEPQMFNRMLHACLNSATITFSELRI